The Sediminicola sp. YIK13 genomic sequence TGCTGAATATTGCTAAAAACGAGCTGAATAAGAAAGTAGATCTAACAGGGTATAAATCTGGCACACGGGTTTTCCACAAAAGGCACTATAAGCACTTTAACAGGTTTTTACTAGTTTCTGCTATTTTTGCCTTCATTGTTTTATTCCTTCCCTGGACCCAAAACATTAGGGCTCTGGGTTATCTAACTACGCTAAAACCTGGTCAAAGGCCACAGACGGTCCAATCCCCTATTCCGGGCAGGATTGAAAAGTGGTATGTTCAAGAAGGGGATTTTGTAAATAAGGGAGATACGATCCTATTTATCTCAGAGATCAAAAACGAGTACTTTGATCCAAATTTGGTACAGAGAACAGGACAACAGATCAAGGCCAAATCCATGGCCGTTTCTTCCTATGGAGAAAAGGTCAAGGCCCTGAACAACCAGATCGGTGCCGTAATGCAGGAAAGAATACTAAAATTAAAGCAGGCGGAAAATAAATTGATCCAGTCCAGGTTAAAGGTAAAGAGTGATAGTATCGATTTAGAGGCCGCGAAAACCAATATAAGTATTGCCCAGAGGCAGTATGAAAGGGTTGTTCAATTGGAAAAGGAAGGTTTGAAGGCGGTCACTGATGTTGAAGAAAAGCGATTGAAGCTACAAGAGACACAGGCCAAGTTGATTTCCCAGGAAAACAAGCTTTTAGCTACCATAAATGAAGTGCTTAACTCCGAGATGGAAATAAACCGGGTTCGAGCAGAGTATACCGATAAGCTTTCAAAAGCCCAAAGCGATATGTTTACGGCCCAATCCAATCAGTTCGATTCCGAAGCACAGGTATCCAAACTGGAGAGCGATTATACCAATTATGAGATGCGGAACGATATGTATTATATCCGTGCCCCACAATCGGGATATATCAATAAGGCTATTCAAGGCGGGATTGGGGAAACATTCAAAGAGGGGGACCGTTTGGTAGGTATAATGCCATCTGATTATGAATTGGCTGTTGAAACCTTTGTGGAGCCTATAGACCTTCCCTTGGTCCATTTGGGAGAGGAATTTAGAATTCAATTCGATGGGTGGCCCGCCATTGTTTTTAGCGGATGGCCAAACTTATCCTATGGTACCTATGGCGGCAAAGTCGTGGCCATAGAAACTTTTATCAGTGATAATGGCAGATACAGGGTGCTTTTAGCTCCTGATCCGGCAGATCACCCTTGGCCCAAGGATATTCGCGTAGGATCTGGGGCAAATACACTGGCCTTGTTGGAGGACGTTCCAATCTGGTTTGAACTATGGCGTCAATTAAATGGCTTTCCTCCCAACTATTATCAGCCAAATACTGACGCCTCCAATAGTAAGAAGTAATGAAGAAAAGCATACTATATTTCGTCTTTTTTGCCTTTTTCTTATCAAGTGCCCAGGAGCCGGATACCCTTGTTTTGAAATTTAGGGAGTATCTAGGATATGTAAAAAAATACCATCCCATTGCAAAACAGGCAGAGCTGGCCTTGGCTACTGGCCAAGCAAATCTAATGCGTGCAAGGGGTGGCTTTGATCCCAAAATTGAGGTAGATTTTGATCAGAAGGATTTTAAAGGGACCACCTATTATGACAAGCTCAATGCGGCCTTTAAAATCCCTACGTGGTACGGCTTGGAACTCAAAGGAAAATTTGAACAGAATGAGGGGTCCTTTTTAAATCCCGAAAATAATGTGCCAGAGGAAGGACTTTACAGCGCTGGAATATCTTTCTCCCTGGCTCAGGGATTTTGGATCAATGAAAGAATGGCGACATTAAAGCAGGCAAAGCTTTTTCGCGAGCAGAGTAAAGCTGATCGTGATCTCCTCATTAATCAAATTCTTTTTAACGCCTCCTTGGCTTATTTTGATTGGTTGCAGGCCTATAATGAAATGGAGATTTTCAATAACTTTTACGCCAATGCCCAAATAAGGTTTGAGGGGGTAAGAAAAAGTGCACGTGTTGGGGAAATTGCCGCTATTGATACCGTAGAGGCAAAAATTGTGGTTCAGGACAGGGCACTTGGCTTGGAGCAGGCCAAGGTAAGGTTGATGAACAAGTCCTTGGAGCTTTCTAATTTCCTTTGGTTAAACAATAATATTCCAGTTGAGCTACAAAGTAACGTGGTGCCAGATTTCAATTTGGACGGGGATATAGATGCGACCTTGGAAATTATGGGAATGCCTCTGGATAGTTTTTCAATCGAAAAACACCCAAAACTAAAATCCCTTACTTATAAAATTGAAGGTTTGGAGGTCAATAAAAGGCTCAAGGCCAACAAGTTGTTGCCGAAAATAGATTTGGAGTATAATTTTTTAACTGAGACCCCAGAGTTGATTAACTCCTTGGAAACCCAAAATTATAAAGGAGGCATTAATTTTCAGTTACCATTGTTTCTTAGAAAGGAAAGGGGTGATTTGAAGTTGGCAAAATTCAAATTACAAGACGCCCAGTACGAATTTGATAATACCCAACTTGAGTTGAAAAACAAAATTGTTGCCATATACAGGGAGTTGGAATCTTTTGAGATCCAGAATAAATTGATAGCTGATATTGTTAAAAATTACCAAGCACTGCTAAGTGCTGAAGAGCGCAAATTCAGCTTTGGCGAAAGCTCCATATTTTTAATCAACTCTAGGGAAAGCAAACTCATAGATTCAGAGCTAAAGCGAAACCAGGTCCAAAATAAATTTTTCACAACAAAGGCAAAATTGTTCAACAGTTTGGCTGTAAATCCGGAAAACTTGTAGACGGTAGGGCGAGTTGTCTAAAAAAATTTTAAAGAAAAGACTAATTTCATCGTATAATCAAAAAGCTGGACCAGATGGACGGAAGAATAAATAAAGGTTATAGGGTGCTAAGTCATGCAGGGGCTTATTTAAAACGATCCCGTAAACTGCGTATAAGCTTCAATTCCTTTTTTAAGGATACCTTTTTTATAGTGATAGGAATTTTTTCTGCCGCATTTGGTCTGGAGAGTTTTCTTTTACCCAACAGATTTATAGATGGTGGGGCCACGGGAATTTCTTTGTTGGCTACGGAAATAACCATATTGCCACTATATCTTTTGATTATAGTGGTGAACATACCTTTTCTGATACTTGGGTACAAGGTTATTGGAAAGACATTCGCCATAAAAGCATCCTTAGCTATACTAGGTCTTGCCCTGGTGTTGGCCACGATGCACTTTCCAGAAATTACCCAGGATAAATTATTGGTAGCCGTTTTTGGAGGCTTCTTTTTAGGTGCAGGAATAGGACTTTCCATAAGAGGAGGCGGTGTTTTGGATGGTACGGAAGTTTTGGCCATCTTTTTAAGCAGAAAGATGGGGACCACTATTGGGGATATCATTATACTTATTAACATAGTTATATTTCTGGCAGCTGCTTACTTGCTCTCTATTGAAACTGCCCTTTATTCCATGCTGACCTATTTATCGGCTTCGAAGACCTTGGATTTTGTAGTGGATGGTATTGAAGAATATACGGGTGTTACCATTATTTCGCTGAAAAGCGAAGCTATGAGAATCATGATAACAGAAAAATTGGGGAGGGGATTAACCATATATCGCGCAAAGGGGGGATATGGAAAAAATGGTATTCACAATGATTACGATGTGATTTATACTGTAATTACCCGATTGGAAATACGAAAATTAAATATTGAGATCTCCAAGATAGATCCCAATGCCTTTGTGGTGATGAACAGTATCAATGATACCCGTGGTGGTATGATAAAGAAGAGGCATTTATAAGTATTTACGGCATCCCGTTTTAGGGAATGGTTGTCATCATCTAAATAATAGAGACGTTTATTTTTGTCTTAAACTGAGAACATTGGAATATAATATTAAAGAAAAAGCAATTAAAAAACTGATAAGCAAGGGTATCTCCCAGGCTTTATCCTATAGTGAATATAGATTGTTGATGGACCAATTGGTTCTAAGGTCTGGAACAACCGGACTTGAACAGACTCAAATGTATATAGATTATACAAAGCTGAACCAGCAACGGATGAAGCGTTTAGACAAAATGTTAAAGTTGCCTGAGGAAATCAAGGTCAAGATTGGGAAAAGTTCTCTTAAAATGACATGGTTGGTCCTTTCTGAAAGTTGGTGTGGAGATGCTGCACAAACGATTCCTGTCATCAATAAACTTGCAGTTTCAAATCCAAATATTAGCCTTAAAATAATTCAAAGGGATGAGCATATGGAGTTAATGCAACATTTTCTTACCCAGGGGTCCAGATCGATTCCCAAATTGTTGGCGATTGATTCTATTTCCAATGATATTTTATGGACTTGGGGGCCAAGACCTAGTAAGGCTGCACAATTGGCCCATGAATATAAAAAAGAGCATGGTGAACTTACACCACAATTTAAAGAAGAGCTACAAGTTTGGTACAACAAGGATAAAGGGAAAAATACAATGTCCGATCTATTGCATTTACTTTCCTTGGAATAGGTAAGTAATCGTTCCCTTTTGGTTATCAACGTCACTGGGATTAAATCTAGCCAAAAGGGCATAGGTGATGGCATTTTCTACCAGACATCCGTTCAAGGTATTGGAGCTTTTTTTATTTACTTCTGCTTCGATAACATAGCCACTGCGATCAACAAGTATGTTGATGACAATTTTTCCTCCCTCAATACAGGTGTAAACCGGGATAGGCAGGTCATAATGATTACGGTCCACCAAGGAATAGGAAACAGTGGTGCTTCTTTTGAAATTACTGGTATTTTTTGTTTTCTTGGCCTCTAGCTCCCCGAGTTTTTGCTTGGCCTCTTCTCGTTGTTTGGCCAGTTTTTGAAGATTGGCACCATAACCGGTTGTAGAATTCAGAAAATCGGTTTCTTCATCGCTTGTGGAGGATGATTCCAGATCTTCTTTAAGCTCCTCCAAGGTCTTTAAAGGTTCGGGATTTCCAAAGCTGGGTTTTGATGCTTCGTTTACCGCCAGATTACTTTTGCTTTGACTAGGTTGATCCAATTCCTTATTAGCTTTATTCTCTTCTTCCAGTAATTTTTCCAACTCTTCATCATCAAGCAGGGTAAGCTCAATAATATACTCCTCCTGTTCCTTGGCTCCTAAGTGAATGTTGTACAGTGCCAACACCATTAGGGACATGGAAAAGAACGTTATCAAAAAGGAAAGTTGACTTCTATTCAATTTCATACATCTAATACCTCTTGTGGTTTTTTAGATTTTACATAATTGACGCACAGTGGGACTAAACCCTTTTGTCACTAAGTATTCAATCGATCAGGAAGCAGTGCATCCTGAAAATCAAGAGGTGTTACAGCATTATCTACGTTGAAATCACCTATTTTGGTTCTTCTTAATGAAGAAAGATGTCCTCCGGAATCCAATGCTTTGCCAAAATCATTGGCCAAAGACCTGATATAGGTGCCCTTGCTACAGACGACTAGGAATGTAATGATGGGCATTTCAATTTTGGTTATTTCAAAGTTATGAATTTCAACGCTCCTCGATTGTATTTCTACTTCTTTTCCTTCCCTTGCATACTCGTATAATCTTTTTCCGTCTTTTTTTAGAGCGGAAAATACAGGAGGGAATTGTTGAATTTCGCCAATGAACTGTTCTGTGGTTCGATGAATCAGTTCTTCCGTGATGTGCTCAGTGGGATAGGTATTGTCAACTTCGGTCTCAAGATCATAAGAAGGGGTCGTGGCACCTAAGGTAATGGTACCCGTATATTCTTTTACCTGTCCCTGTAATTCGATAATTCTTTTGGTAAATTTTCCAGTACAGACCAATAGTAGTCCAGTTGCAAGAGGGTCCAAAGTCCCCGCGTGGCCAATCTTTATTTTCTTGAGCTCAAATTTGCGTCGAATAGCCCATTTTAAGGCGTTTACTGCTTGAAAAGAAGTCCAGGTGAGCGGTTTGTCTATCAGCAATATCTGCCCTTCCAAGTAATCTTCTTTCGTCATTATATCACGGTTAGGGGTCTAATGAAAAAATGGATGATCAGAATGGCAAAACCTACAATGATACGGTAGTAGCCAAACATTTTGAAGCCGTGCTTGCTCAAATATCCAATAAAGGTTTTAATGGCAAATAGTGCCACTAAAAATCCGACGACATTCCCGATGATCAAATAATTGACCTGATCACTGGTAAGGGTAAAGCCTGCATCGTAATAGTCGTAACTTTTCTTCAGGGTGGCCCCCAGCATGGTAGGGAGGGCCAAGAAAAAAGAAAATTCAGCTGCCGCAGTTCTGGAAAGCTTTTGTGTCATTCCTCCTACAATACTGGCTCCACTTCTGGAGACACCGGGTATCATTGCCAAACACTGGAAAAGTCCAATTCTGAAAGCGGTACGATAGGAGATCTCCGTATTTTCGGCATCTCCAAACCAATCATCAACCTTTAATAGAATGAAGCCCCCGAGAACCAAGGAAACTGCCACGGTCAACGGATTTTCCAGTAAGGAATCAATGACATCACTTAACAACAATCCGAAAACTACGGCCGGAATAAAGGCCACCAATAGTTTATAGTAAAAATCCAAAGTTTGAAAAAATCTTTTAAAATAAAGGACTACCACGGAAAGGATGGTCCCCAGTTGGATGACTATTGTGAACAATTTGGTAAAATCATCCTGTGCAATTCCAAAAAAGGAGGATGCGATAATCATGTGCCCTGTTGATGACACCGGTAAATACTCGGTAATGCCTTCAATGATGGCAAGTATAATAGCTTGTAGTAAGTCCAAATTTATTTTTTCTTGTGGGGGTTCAACAAAATGGCGTAGATCTCAATGCCCAGTCCCAATAGCACCAAGGTAGGGGCCAAACGGATTCTCCTGAAGTTGTATATCTCTGGGTTAAAAACAGTGGGGTCGTCACTACCTCCTCCGCTCATTAAGATAAATCCCAACGCCATACAGGCCAAGCCGATGAACATAAAAAGATAGTTCTTTTTTTGAAATATAAATTCAGGTTTCGGACCTTGGTTCTGATTCGTGCTGTTTTTCTTCATACCGCAAATTTAGTAATATAAATCGTCTGTCCTAAGATTTAAAAAACGCTGTGTGGCAAAAAAGGTACTCAAAACGGATATAAGCACTCCCAAAAGAAAAACCCCGACAAATAAAAAGCCTAGGACAAGAGGATCATCTATAAGATTCAGTTCGGGAAATTGATCGTTTACGTAGTAAAGGGTGCCGCCCAAGGCTAGCAATGCCAAGAATGCACCCAACATTCCTAATTTAATATTGGTGTAGATAAACGGGCGTCGAATAAATTTCTTGGTAGCGCCCACCATTTGCATGGTTTTAATGATAAATCTTTTGGAATATATGGATAAACGGATAGAACTATTGATCAGTAATACCGCAATAAAGGTAAAGATGGCACTTGCCACTAAAATCCAAAAGCTAATGCGTTTTACGTTTTCGTTCAATAGGGTGATCAAAGGTTGGTCGTAACTGACTTCTTCCACATAACCCTTGGCAGCTAGGTTGGAAGCAATTTCCTCTATTTGCTCTGAGGAGACAAAATCTGCTTTCAGCTTTACGTCAATAGAGTTCTTTAAAGGGTTGTAGCCTAAAAATTCGATAAAATTTTCACCAATTTCCTCACTGTGCTGTTCCGCGGCCTCCTCTTTGGAAACGTAGGTTGCAGATCGGGTGTATTCTGCCAAGGCCAAACTTTTTTGTAGTTGGTCTACTTCAACAGGCTTTGCACTGTCCTTTAAAAAGACAGAAATGGATATCTGTTCTTTGAAATGATCTCCCATTTTTTTGGTATTCAATACCAAAAGGCCCAGAATTCCCAGTAAAAATAGTACAAGGCCTATGCTAAGTACCACGGAGAAATAAGAGGAGATCAGTTTTCTTTTTTGATAGCGTTCAAAAGATTTGCTCATAGCGAAAAATCATGACGTAAAAGTAATAAAGTAAATTGAATATGAAATGGCCCTTAAGGTTTTCCGAGGTATTTTAATGAAAGAAATTATAGAGGCGTATTGGGAGGTTATCTTTTCAAGGAAAAGTGCCCCTTAAAGGTCGTGTCCTCTATCTGTATGATATACCAATAATCCCCCGAGGGCAATTCTCTACTGTTAAAGGTACCGTCCCAAGAAAAGGGGGAGTTTCTAGAATTTTTTAAGAGCTTTCCGTAACGGTCAAAGATGTTGACACTGGAGGAGCTGTAATTTTCTATGCCAACAAGATCAAAGGTATTGTTGTAAGGGTCCCCATTTGGAGTAAAGAATTTTGGGATTACAAAATGGGTATAGGACATGGAAACTTCCCCACATCCATTTTTTTCCCTGGCATATACGGTATATCGGCCGCCCTGAGTGTTCATGAATTCCGAACTATCTTGATAATCCGTGCCATTGAGGGAATATTCAAAATCCCCAGAAAAAGTGGTCGACACTATGATGGAAAATTCATCAGAGGTTATATTGGAAATGATAGGGGCATCTACTTGTTCCAAAGTAACGGTCTTCACATTGGTGCATCCGTCGGAATTGGTGACCCCAACAGTATAGGTACCCGGCGCAGCCACCGTAATTTGGGAGGTGGTTTCTCCAGTGTTCCATTCATAGGTTACCGTATCCGTACCCATATAATTTGCATATAGTGTGGTCTGGGAATTTTCACAAAATGCTACGGTTTCATCTTCTACCTCCGGTAATTCGTAGAAGGAAATGGAAACAGCTGTTCGTGTGTCAGAGATGCATCCGGCCACGGTGGTTTCCGCCTCCGCATAATAGGTGCCGGCGCTGGTAGGTTGGTAGGTGTGGCTATCCGCTAAAAGTAGGTTGCCACCTGAGGGAGCATCGTACCAATTGACCTTTATTCCAAAGAGGGTGCTTACTTCCAGAGGAGTGGGGTCGTTGGAGCAAGCCATTACATCTTCTATTTTGGTAGGGGCTGAAGGGGTGTTGACCACGAGTACGCTAAATACCTCAGAGACAGAACTACAAAGTGGGCTGCTGAGGTTGATAGGATCTTCCGCTACTTTTACCCTATAAAAGGTTGTGTTGGAAATGGGGCCTGGGGCAAAGGTAGGATTTGTCTCTCCTAGAATATCTGTCCAATTACTGCTGGAGGTTGAGGATTGCCATTGGAAAGCATGGGTGCTATAAACTGAAAAATCAGGAGTGGCATTCAATTCTGTGATGGTTACCGGGGCATCTGCCTCACAAACCGATATCTCAGTTTCGTTCATTAAGTCTGTAATTTCAACTAAATCCCCACAGGTTCTAAATACAATATCGTCAATGGCGAGATCATTTCCACATCCTCCTGGCGAATTGTTGATCATTTTTAGAATTACGGACGTCTGTCCAGGTTCTGTTTGAAAAACCAATCCATATTGATTCCATTGTGGAGAGGTGGTTCCAGTTATATCCCCTGTATTCCCAGATGCCAATAATAGTGTGTCAGTATCGTCCCAAATCTCAAAATCTACATTCACAGGAATACCTGCATTCAGGCAACCCGAAAGGGGTAGTAGGTTTAGCAGCCAAGAAGAAAATTCATAGGTGGTGTTCTCACAAAGAACATCTACCCTATATCGGAAAAACTCCCCAGCATTAATATCAGCATTTATTATAAGGGCTTTGCCATCTGTGTCATTGGGAGTATGATCTTGAGTGTCGTGCCAGCTAAAGTAATTGGTTCTGCTGGAAAGGGTGTAAAATCCATCGTCGGGTGCCCCGGAGGTATAGGTATAGGTGGTGGTTCCCGCCGGTAATTGCGGACCATTGGTTGTTCCGGTTCCAAAATTCTCCTCAAAGATAGGATCACCCGAACTGCCAGGGCAAAACCCCAATTGGGCCTGTAGCTGGATACTGCAAAAGCCGACTAAGAACAATAGCAGCATATGTCGTTGGATATTCCTTTTTTTCACCTAGTGTGTATTTTAATCAACGTAATATTTCTTCGGGCGGTTTAGCATATTAAAATTTCAGAAAACCATCATATTCAATAGAATATTTCAATATTGGTTTTGATCTCCCTTTTGTAATTTGATAATATCTTTTCCCCTTTCAATGATTAAACTTATTTTTGCCCGATATACCATACTGTTGCTACTGTAAAACGGCAGGACTATAGAAATATTTTGATATGAGCTACGATTTCAGACAGATTGAGGATAAATGGCAGAAAGAATGGGCCGAAAAAGGCACTTTTGAAGCGCAAAACAACTCTGATAAACCAAAATATTATGTGTTGGATATGTTTCCTTACCCATCTGGTGCCGGGTTACATGTAGGACATCCTCTAGGTTACATAGCCAGTGATATATATGCCCGGTACAAAAGACATAAGGGCTTCAACGTTTTGCACCCCATGGGATATGATTCTTTTGGGTTGCCTGCAGAGCAATATGCCATTCAGACGGGACAGCATCCGGCCATTACCACAGCTGCCAATATTAAGAGGTACAGGGAGCAATTGGATAAAATAGGGTTTTCGTTCGATTGGAGCAGGGAAGTGCGCACCTCTGATCCAAATTATTATAAATGGACACAGTGGATTTTTATCCAACTTTTTAACTCTTGGTATAACAAACAAGCAGATAAGGCAGAAGATATCGATACATTGATTGCCATATTTAAGCAAGATGGTAATAAGGGCGTAAATGCAGTATGCGATGAAGATGTGGATGCTTTCACAGCATCTCAATGGAAAGCTTTTACACCAAAGAAGAAACAGGAAATTTTATTGCAGTATAGGCTTACCTATTTGGCGGAAACGGAAGTCAATTGGTGCCCTGCCCTGGGGACCGTTTTGGCCAATGACGAAATTGTCAATGGGGTTTCTGAGCGTGGTGGACACACTGTGATCCGTAAAAAGATGACCCAGTGGAGTATGAGGATATCTGCATATGCCCAACGCTTGTTGGACGATTTGCAAAAAGTGGATTGGCCACAGCCTTTAAAAGATTCCCAGGTAAATTGGATCGGCCGTTCGGAAGGAGCTTCGGTTACCTTTCATACAATTCCTTCAGGGGATGTAAAGAAGTCATACCCCATTGAGGTGTTTACAACCAGACCAGATACAATTTTTGGTGCCAGTTTTATGACCTTGGCACCAGAACATGAATTGGTGTCCTTAATTACAACCCCAGAACAGCAAGAAGAAGTAGCTGCCTATGTTGAAACTACTGCAAAACGTTCGGAGCGGGATCGTATGGCCGATGTAAAGACCATTTCAGGAGCTTTTACGGGAGCCTATGCCTCGCATCCGTTTACAAAAGAACCTGTTCCGGTTTGGATAGGGGATTATGTGTTGGCGGGCTATGGAACAGGAGCGGTAATGTCCGTTCCTTGTGGGGATCAGCGTGATTATGATTTTGCAAAACATTTCAATATCCCTATTCCCAATATTTTTGAAGGAATCGATATTTCGGAAGAAGCATTTGCAGATAAAGAAAAGACCATTATTTCGAACTCTGATTTCCTAAACGGTCTGCCTTATAAAAAAGCGGTTAAGTTGGCCATTTATGAATTGGAGAAATTGGAGCAGGGTAAAGGGAAGATCAATTATAGATTGCGGGATGCCGTATTTAGCCGTCAGCGGTATTGGGGGGAGCCATTCCCGGTATATTACGTGGAAGGAATGCCGCAAATGATCGAGTCAAAATATTTGCCCATTGAATTGCCCGAAGTTGAAAAATACCTTCCTACAGAAACCGGGGAGCCACCTTTGGGAAATGCCACTACTTGGGCATGGAACACGGTGGAGCATACAGTGGTCAGCAATAAGATGGTAGATCATAGGACCGTATTTCCTTTAGAGCTGAATACCATGCCAGGTTGGGCGGGGAGCTCTTTCTATTTTAATCGTTATATGGATCCCAATAATGAAAGTGAGATATTTTCACAGGATGCCATTAAGTATTGGCAGGATGTGGATCTTTATATAGGCGGAAGTGAGCATGCCACAGGGCATTTATTGTATTCCCGTTTTTGGCAAAAATTTCTTTTTGATAAAGGGGTAGTTCTCAAAGAAGAATTTGCAAAGAAGCTCATCAATCAGGGGATGATCACCGGTACCAGTGCCTTCATTTATAGGATTGAAGGTGAAAACACCTTGGTATCAAAAAATTTAATAGGAGACAGATCTGTACAGCCCCTTCATGTAGACGTGTCCTTGGTGAATCCTTCAGATGAGTTGGATTTGGTAAAGTTCAAGGAAAATCCACTTTATGCCGACTTAAAGCAAGCTAAATTCCTCTTGGAAGATGGTGTTTATATTGTTGGCAGGGAGGTAGAAAAAATGTCCAAATCTAAATATAATGTGGTAAGTCCAGATAGTATATGCGAAGATTATGGGGCAGATTCCTTGCGTTTGTACGAAATGTTCCTTGGGCCTTTGGAGCAGTCAAAGCCTTGGAATACGGCCGGTATAACCGGTGTCCACAGCTTTTTGAAAAAAATGTGGCGACTGTATCATTCCGGCGAAGAAGGAGTGTTCAACATAACAGATGATAAGGCTACCGCGGATAATCTTAAAACATTGCACAAGACTATTAAAAAGGTAGAGGAGGATATCGAGAATTTCTCTTTCAACACTTCTGTATCCAGTTTTATGATCTGTGTTAATGAGTTATCTACTCAAAAGTGTACCAGCAAGTCCATCTTAGAGCCTTTGGCAATTTTGGTTTCTCCCTATGCCCCCCATATAGCGGAGGAATTATGGAGTAAATTGGGACACAAAACTTCTATAGCAACTGCAGAATTTCCAAAATATGAAGGAAAATACTTGGTGGAGAGCAGCAAGGAATACCCGATCTCCTTCAACGGAAAAATGCGTTTTAAAATGGAGCTTCCCGCAGATATGTCGGCAGCAGATATTGAGTCAGCCGTTATGGCCCATAAAAAAACACAAGAACAACTACAGGGCCGCACTCCTAAGAAAGTGATTGTGGTTCCCGGGAAAATTGTAAACGTTGTAGGATAGTATACTATCTTTAAGTGCCTACAACTTTTTAAATGTAAATCTGCTACCCATTGGCTTTTTCGCCAATTGGGAAGTTTCCCGGCGCGTAATCATCTAATATTCGTATTATGATAGATCAAATTGAAATTATAGGATTGGTCGCTGCTGTGTTGACCACTGCTTCATTTGTGCCACAGGTCTATAAGGCGTGGACACAGAAAGCAACAAAAGATATTTCTTTGACCATGTATCTTAGTTTTTTCATAGGCGTGATCCTATGGTTCATATACGGAATCCAAATTGGAAGCATATCCATCATATTGGCCAATAGTATTACGGGGCTGTTGGTGTTGATAGTAATTCTACTAAAGTTAAAATATAAGTAATACCCCCCCCTATAATTAAATATTTAATCATTTTTTAATAAAAAATAAACACCACACCCCTCATTTTATAGGGGTATTATTGATTTAAATGTTAATTATCGTCATGACACCCTTGTATTTA encodes the following:
- a CDS encoding cell division protein FtsX, coding for MSKSFERYQKRKLISSYFSVVLSIGLVLFLLGILGLLVLNTKKMGDHFKEQISISVFLKDSAKPVEVDQLQKSLALAEYTRSATYVSKEEAAEQHSEEIGENFIEFLGYNPLKNSIDVKLKADFVSSEQIEEIASNLAAKGYVEEVSYDQPLITLLNENVKRISFWILVASAIFTFIAVLLINSSIRLSIYSKRFIIKTMQMVGATKKFIRRPFIYTNIKLGMLGAFLALLALGGTLYYVNDQFPELNLIDDPLVLGFLFVGVFLLGVLISVLSTFFATQRFLNLRTDDLYY
- a CDS encoding T9SS type B sorting domain-containing protein, producing the protein MKKRNIQRHMLLLFLVGFCSIQLQAQLGFCPGSSGDPIFEENFGTGTTNGPQLPAGTTTYTYTSGAPDDGFYTLSSRTNYFSWHDTQDHTPNDTDGKALIINADINAGEFFRYRVDVLCENTTYEFSSWLLNLLPLSGCLNAGIPVNVDFEIWDDTDTLLLASGNTGDITGTTSPQWNQYGLVFQTEPGQTSVILKMINNSPGGCGNDLAIDDIVFRTCGDLVEITDLMNETEISVCEADAPVTITELNATPDFSVYSTHAFQWQSSTSSSNWTDILGETNPTFAPGPISNTTFYRVKVAEDPINLSSPLCSSVSEVFSVLVVNTPSAPTKIEDVMACSNDPTPLEVSTLFGIKVNWYDAPSGGNLLLADSHTYQPTSAGTYYAEAETTVAGCISDTRTAVSISFYELPEVEDETVAFCENSQTTLYANYMGTDTVTYEWNTGETTSQITVAAPGTYTVGVTNSDGCTNVKTVTLEQVDAPIISNITSDEFSIIVSTTFSGDFEYSLNGTDYQDSSEFMNTQGGRYTVYAREKNGCGEVSMSYTHFVIPKFFTPNGDPYNNTFDLVGIENYSSSSVNIFDRYGKLLKNSRNSPFSWDGTFNSRELPSGDYWYIIQIEDTTFKGHFSLKR
- the leuS gene encoding leucine--tRNA ligase; amino-acid sequence: MSYDFRQIEDKWQKEWAEKGTFEAQNNSDKPKYYVLDMFPYPSGAGLHVGHPLGYIASDIYARYKRHKGFNVLHPMGYDSFGLPAEQYAIQTGQHPAITTAANIKRYREQLDKIGFSFDWSREVRTSDPNYYKWTQWIFIQLFNSWYNKQADKAEDIDTLIAIFKQDGNKGVNAVCDEDVDAFTASQWKAFTPKKKQEILLQYRLTYLAETEVNWCPALGTVLANDEIVNGVSERGGHTVIRKKMTQWSMRISAYAQRLLDDLQKVDWPQPLKDSQVNWIGRSEGASVTFHTIPSGDVKKSYPIEVFTTRPDTIFGASFMTLAPEHELVSLITTPEQQEEVAAYVETTAKRSERDRMADVKTISGAFTGAYASHPFTKEPVPVWIGDYVLAGYGTGAVMSVPCGDQRDYDFAKHFNIPIPNIFEGIDISEEAFADKEKTIISNSDFLNGLPYKKAVKLAIYELEKLEQGKGKINYRLRDAVFSRQRYWGEPFPVYYVEGMPQMIESKYLPIELPEVEKYLPTETGEPPLGNATTWAWNTVEHTVVSNKMVDHRTVFPLELNTMPGWAGSSFYFNRYMDPNNESEIFSQDAIKYWQDVDLYIGGSEHATGHLLYSRFWQKFLFDKGVVLKEEFAKKLINQGMITGTSAFIYRIEGENTLVSKNLIGDRSVQPLHVDVSLVNPSDELDLVKFKENPLYADLKQAKFLLEDGVYIVGREVEKMSKSKYNVVSPDSICEDYGADSLRLYEMFLGPLEQSKPWNTAGITGVHSFLKKMWRLYHSGEEGVFNITDDKATADNLKTLHKTIKKVEEDIENFSFNTSVSSFMICVNELSTQKCTSKSILEPLAILVSPYAPHIAEELWSKLGHKTSIATAEFPKYEGKYLVESSKEYPISFNGKMRFKMELPADMSAADIESAVMAHKKTQEQLQGRTPKKVIVVPGKIVNVVG
- a CDS encoding SemiSWEET family sugar transporter encodes the protein MIDQIEIIGLVAAVLTTASFVPQVYKAWTQKATKDISLTMYLSFFIGVILWFIYGIQIGSISIILANSITGLLVLIVILLKLKYK